A single Arcanobacterium canis DNA region contains:
- a CDS encoding bifunctional folylpolyglutamate synthase/dihydrofolate synthase — MADNLGNDPFIDEDESGDISPQDEREAELAQLLSSPLFAGPDAAIVEEIKDCDAPDLDPAYLLAKDAELESEVERIYAQIVQRAPEHKVQPSLERVRQVLDMMGNPQNAFRAIHITGTNGKTSTARMIEALLRERGLRTGRFTSPHLNNVRERISIDGEAISRASFIQAWEDVAPFVEIVDAQGGPRMSFFEVFTVMAYAAFADAPIDVAVVEVGMGGQWDATNVIDAEVAVITPISRDHEKWLGYEISQIAHEKSGIIKEGATVVTSAQVEDAAREILSRSAQMGATVIHEGPDLHVVSREGALGGQMVTIKTPSAVYEDVPLAMLGAFQSENAAVALAAVEAFFGGGALPGEVVEHALMSTVSPGRMEVVKRSPTVLVDAAHNPAGAKVTREALEETFLGPRVAVYSAMADKDIEGVLSELEPAFNAIVITQIEGTDRAADPEELAQIAREIFGEERVEVEYNLMDAMTRASDLAETADPDSVVPGVTVVLGSIVLAGQARHMMGAQAPDKA; from the coding sequence TTGGCTGACAATCTGGGGAACGATCCGTTCATTGACGAAGATGAAAGTGGCGACATTAGCCCTCAAGATGAGCGCGAAGCGGAGCTCGCGCAGCTCCTCTCGTCACCGCTATTCGCAGGGCCAGATGCGGCAATCGTGGAAGAAATCAAGGATTGTGACGCACCTGATCTTGACCCGGCATATCTCCTCGCCAAAGACGCCGAATTAGAGTCTGAGGTTGAGCGGATCTATGCCCAGATTGTTCAGCGCGCCCCCGAACACAAGGTGCAACCCTCTCTTGAACGAGTGCGTCAGGTGCTCGACATGATGGGCAACCCCCAGAACGCATTCCGAGCAATCCACATCACGGGAACGAACGGCAAAACATCCACGGCCCGGATGATTGAGGCTCTGTTGCGTGAACGGGGGTTGCGCACAGGGCGGTTTACCTCACCGCATTTGAATAACGTCCGAGAGCGTATCTCGATCGACGGCGAAGCGATTTCGCGTGCGTCGTTTATCCAAGCATGGGAAGATGTTGCTCCTTTTGTCGAGATAGTCGATGCGCAAGGCGGGCCACGCATGAGCTTCTTTGAAGTGTTCACCGTGATGGCCTACGCAGCGTTCGCTGACGCGCCCATCGACGTCGCCGTCGTCGAAGTCGGTATGGGAGGCCAGTGGGACGCTACGAATGTCATTGACGCTGAAGTAGCAGTCATCACGCCAATCTCTCGTGACCATGAAAAGTGGCTGGGATACGAGATCTCACAGATTGCTCACGAAAAGTCCGGAATCATCAAAGAAGGGGCAACCGTTGTTACCTCTGCACAGGTGGAGGACGCTGCACGCGAAATTCTTTCTCGTTCAGCGCAGATGGGCGCCACCGTGATCCATGAGGGACCGGATCTTCATGTTGTGAGCCGCGAAGGCGCACTCGGCGGACAGATGGTGACGATTAAGACTCCGTCGGCGGTCTATGAAGATGTCCCATTGGCGATGCTGGGAGCTTTCCAATCGGAAAATGCTGCAGTGGCTTTAGCAGCTGTTGAGGCATTTTTCGGTGGCGGAGCTCTCCCCGGTGAGGTTGTCGAGCACGCGCTCATGTCCACCGTTTCACCTGGGCGAATGGAAGTCGTCAAGCGCTCGCCAACGGTGCTGGTGGATGCTGCACATAACCCTGCGGGTGCGAAAGTGACCCGCGAGGCTCTTGAAGAAACGTTCCTCGGCCCACGCGTTGCTGTGTATTCGGCGATGGCTGACAAAGATATTGAAGGTGTGCTCAGTGAACTTGAGCCAGCCTTCAATGCCATCGTCATCACTCAAATTGAGGGAACGGATCGCGCTGCCGATCCCGAAGAACTTGCGCAAATCGCACGTGAGATTTTCGGGGAAGAGCGCGTTGAAGTCGAATACAATCTGATGGATGCAATGACGCGGGCATCGGACCTGGCAGAAACTGCTGATCCTGATTCCGTGGTGCCGGGAGTCACCGTGGTTCTCGGTTCAATTGTGCTGGCGGGGCAGGCTCGCCACATGATGGGCGCCCAGGCGCCAGATAAGGCATGA
- the smc gene encoding chromosome segregation protein SMC yields MHLKTLTLKGFKSFAASTTMRFEPGINCVVGPNGSGKSNVVDALAWVMGEQGAKNLRGGNMADVIFAGTAKRPALGRAEVSLTIDNTDGALPIEYSEVTITRTLFRAGGSEYAINGTPARLLDIQELLSDTGMGREMHVIIGQGKLDEVLTATAQDRRGFIEEAAGVLKHRRRKEKALRKLESMAGNLARVEDLAGELRRQLGPLARQAATARRAQTIQADVFDARARLLADDLAQSQARLEAQSLDESAMNERASQMRLQVSHAREEVNRLDDLAQATTSQFADLTEQWQRLTSLHERFRSLADLATERFRSLSSVGPSTHRGESPERMYERAQNAREEEEELARKAQEARDVLSTVIDRRQDAQTNERAAEKELAVVQRAVADQRENSARVNGKIAGLTSRIESLIEERERVCASMEAAKERTHVSATQVSTLERDITALSGGDDELSASYEDSTRELAQAKSRLDEARTALNVAQTTAVEWRTKAETLKLSLAPQDATAWALDEHGARLARDAIQVRHGWESAAEAAFAGGAAGVETDDVDGALDLLRAARLANAGHIEVIIPLDQPIRDDEAAREVLKATQLAHEDACLATDVVSGKFASLLAGTLLAVDLATARKLLAAGAQRVATMDGDVIEQGHAWGGEAAAAALLARQSAFDDALAQAEKARTEQAQCEQAVNVAQAELSKLEDENAKIAAQLSARDSHLAGLSAQLGVLRQTVDAANAEVQRGQDRLDALAAAVAKYTEEKRQLEDFAVNQNGDPAALEARAHELHTRYEDAHRATIAAMAEETEARLHLRTREERVRAVAGKADALENTAKAIQARIDAEQRAAERRAAGATIAQRVSEDAQRAYTFTATLLSQVTTEREGAQSRISQLNVDLTAARRHLDRLLAEQREFDDLAHRREVALTELRMAHTQLEARAIEQVGVEAGALVAEYGPHLMIPTDDGEVPFVREAQERRLAKAERDLAKLGKINPLALEEHAALEERQRFITDQLQDLKKSRNDLLRIVRDIDTRVEEVLTSAYADVAREFEGVFCRLFPGGEGHLVLTEPDSILTTGIEIEARPPGKRVKRLSLLSGGERSLTAVAFLVAIFKARPSPFYVMDEVEAALDDANLSLLIDIFKELQESSQLLVITHQKRTMEIADTLYGVAMAEEGVTSVISQRLADVKP; encoded by the coding sequence GTGCATCTCAAAACGCTCACGCTCAAGGGCTTTAAGTCTTTTGCTGCGTCAACCACGATGCGCTTCGAGCCGGGGATCAACTGTGTCGTTGGTCCCAACGGCTCGGGCAAGTCCAATGTGGTCGATGCACTGGCGTGGGTGATGGGCGAGCAAGGGGCGAAGAACCTTCGCGGCGGCAACATGGCCGATGTCATCTTCGCTGGTACAGCAAAACGCCCAGCACTTGGTCGTGCAGAAGTGTCCCTAACGATCGATAACACTGACGGGGCTCTTCCAATCGAATACTCCGAGGTCACCATTACCCGCACCCTCTTCCGCGCGGGCGGATCAGAGTATGCGATCAACGGCACTCCTGCCCGACTACTTGACATCCAGGAGCTGTTATCAGACACCGGCATGGGCCGTGAGATGCATGTCATCATCGGCCAAGGCAAACTCGATGAGGTCCTCACCGCGACGGCGCAAGACCGCCGGGGGTTTATCGAGGAAGCCGCAGGAGTCCTCAAACACCGGCGTCGAAAAGAAAAGGCGCTACGTAAGCTTGAATCCATGGCAGGAAATCTTGCCCGAGTCGAAGATCTCGCTGGTGAGTTACGCCGGCAATTGGGGCCGTTGGCGCGGCAAGCTGCCACGGCTCGTCGGGCACAAACGATTCAGGCAGACGTTTTTGATGCGCGTGCCCGACTCCTCGCCGACGATCTAGCTCAATCGCAAGCGCGTCTGGAAGCCCAGAGCCTTGATGAATCTGCGATGAATGAACGTGCCTCGCAGATGCGGCTTCAGGTGTCCCATGCGCGCGAGGAAGTCAATCGACTTGATGACCTTGCTCAGGCTACCACTTCGCAATTTGCTGATCTCACCGAACAGTGGCAACGTTTAACGTCATTACATGAACGTTTTCGATCACTCGCTGACCTCGCTACTGAACGTTTTCGATCGCTGAGCAGTGTCGGTCCCTCCACCCATCGCGGGGAATCACCAGAGCGCATGTATGAGCGCGCTCAAAATGCACGCGAAGAAGAAGAGGAACTGGCTCGCAAAGCTCAAGAAGCACGTGACGTGCTAAGCACAGTTATTGATCGCCGTCAGGATGCGCAAACCAATGAACGTGCGGCGGAGAAAGAGCTGGCTGTCGTTCAACGAGCTGTGGCAGATCAACGCGAAAACAGTGCGCGCGTCAACGGAAAAATTGCTGGGCTCACATCGCGAATCGAATCTTTGATCGAAGAGCGAGAACGTGTGTGCGCGTCGATGGAAGCGGCGAAGGAAAGAACGCATGTATCTGCAACGCAGGTCTCAACTCTCGAACGTGACATTACCGCGCTGTCAGGTGGAGATGATGAGCTCTCCGCTTCATACGAAGATTCCACGCGCGAACTGGCTCAGGCAAAGTCGCGTCTTGACGAGGCGCGCACAGCTCTCAACGTGGCCCAAACGACCGCCGTCGAGTGGAGAACGAAAGCCGAAACTCTCAAGTTGTCACTTGCCCCACAAGATGCAACAGCCTGGGCACTTGACGAACACGGTGCGCGCCTAGCACGCGACGCGATCCAGGTTCGACATGGATGGGAGAGTGCTGCAGAAGCCGCATTTGCAGGAGGCGCAGCAGGAGTCGAAACCGACGACGTTGACGGCGCACTCGATCTTCTCCGTGCGGCGCGCCTGGCGAACGCCGGGCATATCGAAGTCATCATCCCTCTCGATCAGCCTATCCGAGACGACGAAGCAGCGCGAGAGGTACTGAAGGCGACCCAACTTGCACACGAAGACGCATGTCTAGCGACCGATGTTGTGAGCGGAAAATTTGCTTCGCTTCTTGCTGGCACTCTTCTTGCTGTCGATTTGGCTACTGCCCGAAAGCTACTTGCTGCTGGAGCTCAGCGCGTAGCGACGATGGATGGCGATGTCATCGAGCAAGGCCATGCGTGGGGTGGAGAAGCGGCAGCTGCTGCTCTCCTTGCGCGTCAGTCAGCTTTTGACGATGCACTCGCTCAAGCCGAGAAAGCACGCACAGAACAAGCGCAGTGTGAGCAGGCGGTGAACGTTGCTCAAGCGGAACTGTCGAAACTTGAGGACGAGAATGCGAAGATTGCAGCTCAACTCAGTGCTCGCGATTCACATCTGGCTGGTTTATCGGCACAGCTGGGTGTGCTTCGTCAGACCGTTGATGCAGCCAATGCGGAAGTACAACGAGGGCAAGATCGTCTCGACGCGCTTGCCGCTGCCGTTGCCAAATACACTGAGGAAAAGCGACAGCTTGAGGACTTTGCCGTGAACCAGAACGGCGACCCTGCCGCTCTTGAAGCTCGGGCACATGAGCTTCACACCCGCTACGAAGATGCCCATCGGGCAACGATCGCAGCCATGGCTGAAGAAACCGAAGCGCGTCTTCACTTGCGCACACGCGAGGAACGTGTGCGCGCTGTCGCTGGTAAAGCTGATGCTCTGGAAAATACTGCGAAGGCTATCCAGGCGCGAATTGACGCCGAACAGCGCGCTGCTGAGCGTCGGGCAGCTGGTGCCACGATTGCCCAACGTGTCAGCGAAGATGCTCAGCGCGCGTACACATTCACCGCAACACTGCTATCACAGGTGACAACTGAACGAGAGGGAGCACAGTCGCGGATTTCGCAATTGAATGTGGATTTGACCGCTGCACGTCGTCACCTTGATCGACTTCTTGCAGAGCAACGCGAGTTCGACGATCTGGCTCACCGACGCGAGGTAGCTCTCACTGAACTGCGGATGGCTCACACCCAGCTGGAAGCGCGCGCAATTGAACAAGTGGGCGTAGAAGCTGGCGCACTTGTGGCCGAATACGGCCCGCATTTGATGATTCCCACCGACGACGGCGAGGTTCCATTTGTGCGCGAGGCGCAGGAACGCAGGCTTGCGAAAGCCGAACGTGATCTGGCCAAGCTCGGCAAGATCAACCCCCTTGCTCTTGAAGAACATGCCGCCCTTGAAGAACGTCAGCGATTTATCACTGACCAACTCCAGGACCTGAAAAAGTCAAGAAATGACCTCCTCAGAATCGTCCGTGATATTGATACCCGCGTGGAAGAAGTACTTACGAGCGCGTATGCAGATGTTGCCCGCGAGTTTGAGGGTGTGTTCTGTCGACTTTTCCCTGGGGGAGAAGGCCATTTAGTGCTGACTGAACCTGACTCGATCCTGACCACGGGTATCGAGATTGAAGCTCGTCCGCCAGGTAAGCGGGTCAAGCGACTTTCATTGCTTTCAGGCGGCGAACGTTCCCTTACTGCTGTGGCATTTCTTGTGGCGATCTTCAAGGCTCGACCCTCGCCGTTCTATGTGATGGACGAAGTTGAGGCAGCCCTTGATGACGCGAATTTGTCGCTGCTCATTGATATTTTCAAAGAGCTTCAAGAATCTTCACAGCTGCTCGTCATCACTCATCAAAAACGCACGATGGAAATCGCTGACACGCTTTATGGCGTGGCAATGGCAGAAGAGGGCGTGACGTCAGTTATCTCCCAGCGTCTTGCTGATGTGAAACCTTGA
- the ndk gene encoding nucleoside-diphosphate kinase — translation MRTLILLKPDAVRRHLAGEILARIERKGYTIDSLKMLTASDEQLAAHYAEHVGKSFYPSMAAYMSSGPIVAAVISGERVVEGVRSICGATDPTSAAAGTIRGDFGRDWGTDAIENLIHSSDSVESAEREISVWF, via the coding sequence ATGCGCACTCTGATTCTGCTCAAGCCCGATGCTGTTCGCCGTCACCTTGCCGGCGAAATTTTGGCACGCATCGAGCGCAAGGGTTACACGATCGACTCTCTCAAAATGCTCACTGCGTCAGATGAACAGCTCGCTGCGCACTACGCCGAGCACGTTGGCAAATCTTTCTATCCCTCGATGGCTGCATACATGAGCTCCGGCCCAATTGTTGCTGCGGTGATCTCTGGTGAGCGTGTCGTTGAAGGTGTCCGCTCAATCTGCGGCGCAACCGATCCGACGTCGGCGGCTGCCGGCACAATCCGTGGCGACTTTGGGCGTGACTGGGGCACAGACGCAATCGAGAACCTGATCCACTCCTCCGATTCGGTCGAATCAGCCGAACGCGAGATCTCTGTGTGGTTCTGA